In Vanacampus margaritifer isolate UIUO_Vmar chromosome 18, RoL_Vmar_1.0, whole genome shotgun sequence, a genomic segment contains:
- the LOC144037897 gene encoding zinc finger BED domain-containing protein 4-like has translation MDAPATTKKRTSPVWDHFEQISPKKVKCKLCSKELGYQDNTSSMLRHYRALHENKETTPIVPRPVDKNAVEEALINMVIEDCQPFSFVEDTGFRKLIQAFDPTYVLPTRQTLKAMVEERYQQAKEKAKELVARSSAVSITADLWTSINTDAYLAVTCHFIDEQTSLHSAVLGVLHFPDRHTAENMAAVKSALMAQWGIATKVTCLVTDGAANMAACARHLHTLNLIVKKALAENTELSEIRLQCRSIVGYFKSSTTAKTRLTQVQEQMKPTEPVLKLIQEVETRWNSTFHMLQRMYNLREAVGAALAGLDTDITPLTSQELRLISESLQVLSPFNDATVELSEERRVSGSKVIPLLAMLHHTLEDDMGAIQMEQSKAMAECLKKQLRDKLCKLQAMSIMSLATLLDPRYKKIGFFSPHKAKESERRLTAECATVIRQRASSPSSSSSTQPDTSEASQPVAQGDKLWRRLDHTVMQRRTQSDADATVEVHTYLGEPNISRVSNPLDYWEVHKHLYPNLYKLAITFLCTPASSVPCERIFSKAGELLCKRRNRLKPKTLEMLIFLNKNE, from the exons ATGGACGCACCCGCAACGACAAAGAAGAGAACATCCCCTGTCTGGGATCATTTCGAGCAGATCTCtcctaaaaag GTGAAGTGTAAACTTTGTTCCAAAGAACTTGGGTACCAAGACAACACTTCATCCATGTTGAGGCATTATAGGGCCCTGCATGAAAATAAGGAGACAACTCCAATAGTACCACGCCCAG TAGATAAGAATGCAGTGGAGGAGGCATTGATCAACATGGTCATCGAAGATTGCCAGCCCTTCAGTTTTGTGGAGGACACAGGGTTCAGGAAGCTTATCCAAGCTTTCGACCCTACATATGTTCTCCCCACCAGGCAG ACATTGAAAGCCATGGTGGAGGAGAGGTACCAGCAGGCAAAGGAGAAGGCCAAAGAGCTTGTGGCAAGGTCCTCTGCAGTGAGCATTACAGCAGACTTGTGGACCAGCATCAACACAGATGCATACCTGGCAGTCACTTGTCATTTCATTGATGAGCAAACCTCTCTGCACTCAGCTGTGTTAGGTGTGCTCCATTTCCCTGACCGCCATACAGCTGAGAACATGGCTGCCGTTAAATCGGCACTCATGGCACAATGGGGTATTGCCACCAAAGTTACGTGCCTTGTGACAGATGGTGCAGCCAACATGGCTGCATGTGCCAGACACCTTCACACATTAAATCTCATAGTGAAGAAGGCTCTGGCAGAGAACACTGAGCTGTCTGAAATCCGTCTTCAGTGTAGGAGTATAGTTGGATACTTCAAAAGCAGTACGACTGCAAAG acaaGGCTGACACAGGTGCAGGAGCAAATGAAGCCTACAGAGCCTGTGCTGAAGCTCATTCAAGAG GTGGAGACACGCTGGAACAGCACCTTCCACATGCTGCAGCGCATGTACAACCTCAGGGAAGCCGTAGGAGCAGCCCTGGCAGGCCTTGACACTGACATTACCCCACTCACATCCCAAGAGTTGAGGCTCATTTCTGAGAGTCTGCAGGTGCTGTCCCCATTCAATGATGCCACCGTAGAGCTCTCAGAGGAGAGGAGAGTGTCTGGGTCCAAGGTCATACCACTTTTGGCCATGCTGCACCACACCTTGGAGGATGACATGGGAGCCATACAAATGGAGCAGAGCAAAGCAATGGCTGAGTGTCTTAAAAAGCAACTGAGGGACAAGCTCTGCAAACTCCAAGCCATGAGCATCATGTCACTGGCAACACTGCTGGATCCCAG GTACAAGAAGATAGGCTTCTTTAGCCCCCATAAAGCAAAAGAGTCTGAGAGGAGGCTCACAGCGGAATGTGCGACAGTGATCCGGCAAAGGGCatcttccccctcctcctcttcatcaacACAACCGGACACATCAGAAGCTTCCCAGCCTGTGGCGCAAG gTGACAAACTGTGGCGGCGATTGGACCACACAGTCATGCAGAGGAGGACCCAGAGTGATGCAGATGCGACTGTGGAGGTCCACACTTACCTGGGGGAACCGAACATAAGCAGGGTGTCAAACCCTCTGGACTACTGGGAGGTGCACAAACATCTCTACCCAAACCTCTACAAACTTGCAATTACATTCCTCTGTACCCCGGCCTCATCCGTCCCTTGCGAAAGAATATTTTCGAAAGCAGGAGAACTCCTTTGTAAAAGAAGAAACCGTTTGAAGCCCAAAACTTTGGAAATGCTAATtttcctaaataaaaatgaatga